A portion of the Paenibacillus sp. PvR098 genome contains these proteins:
- the coaBC gene encoding bifunctional phosphopantothenoylcysteine decarboxylase/phosphopantothenate--cysteine ligase CoaBC, with protein MLNGKTIVLGVSGGIAVFKAAALCSKLAQAGAEVRVIMTEAAAQFVAPLTFQTLSRHAVANDTFDEKDPSVVSHIDLADRADLVVIAPATANIIGKMALGLADDMLSTMLLATTAPIFVCPAMNVHMLAHPAVQANLQTLADRGVRFIEPGTGQLACGYVGKGRLAEPEDIVTAIESFFNEKKPLRGKRVLVTAGATVERIDPVRYLTNDSSGKMGYAIAEQAARMGAEVTLVTGKATAAVPAGVKLVRAESTLEMMNAVLGAMDQQDVIVKAAAVADYRPAEQAEQKIKKTESEMTLKLVKNPDILQAVGERKKASQMVIGFAAETHNVEAFAIDKLKRKRCDLIVANDVTVPGAGFGTDTNVVRVYDADGLVLTLPLMEKREVAVRLLAFVANRLTKGETTEECTPK; from the coding sequence ATGCTGAACGGAAAAACGATCGTGCTTGGCGTTAGCGGAGGGATTGCTGTGTTCAAAGCGGCGGCGCTCTGCAGTAAACTGGCTCAAGCCGGAGCCGAGGTGAGGGTCATCATGACGGAAGCAGCGGCCCAATTCGTCGCTCCTCTAACTTTTCAAACGCTGTCTCGTCATGCTGTTGCTAACGATACTTTTGATGAGAAGGATCCTTCGGTCGTATCTCACATCGATCTGGCCGATCGGGCGGACCTCGTAGTCATCGCGCCGGCAACGGCCAATATCATAGGGAAGATGGCGCTGGGGCTTGCGGACGATATGCTTTCAACGATGCTGCTTGCGACGACAGCGCCGATATTTGTATGCCCGGCGATGAACGTACATATGCTCGCTCATCCTGCGGTACAGGCGAATTTGCAAACGTTAGCCGATCGTGGCGTTCGGTTTATCGAACCGGGAACCGGGCAATTGGCCTGCGGCTATGTCGGAAAAGGACGACTCGCAGAGCCGGAAGACATTGTCACGGCGATCGAAAGCTTTTTCAATGAGAAAAAGCCTCTGCGTGGAAAGCGTGTGCTGGTTACCGCAGGAGCGACTGTGGAACGGATCGATCCTGTACGTTATTTGACGAATGATTCGTCAGGTAAAATGGGGTATGCCATTGCCGAGCAGGCTGCGCGAATGGGCGCCGAGGTTACTTTAGTGACGGGCAAAGCTACGGCTGCCGTCCCTGCTGGTGTTAAGCTGGTCCGCGCGGAATCCACACTTGAGATGATGAATGCGGTACTGGGCGCTATGGATCAGCAGGACGTCATTGTCAAGGCCGCGGCTGTAGCCGATTACCGGCCGGCAGAACAGGCGGAGCAAAAGATCAAGAAAACGGAGTCGGAAATGACGCTGAAGCTGGTCAAAAATCCGGACATTCTGCAAGCGGTCGGCGAGCGGAAGAAAGCGTCTCAGATGGTGATAGGCTTTGCGGCGGAAACGCACAACGTAGAGGCCTTCGCAATCGACAAGCTAAAGCGCAAGCGTTGTGATTTGATCGTGGCCAACGACGTGACAGTTCCCGGCGCAGGCTTTGGGACGGATACGAACGTGGTGCGCGTTTATGATGCGGACGGCCTCGTGCTGACGCTGCCGCTGATGGAGAAGCGCGAAGTGGCCGTTCGGCTGTTGGCTTTCGTTGCGAACCGTCTGACGAAGGGGGAAACAACAGAAGAATGTACGCCAAAGTAA
- the priA gene encoding primosomal protein N' translates to MYAKVIVDVPAKPTNRAFDYVVPEAMKDLISVGSRVGVPFGPRTVQGFVVELHEGTELDPVKLKPIAQTLDLTPPLTPELVKLARWISRTYMCHEIIALQAMIPGALKAKYERHVKIAEPDGERRMRGNVLNLLLPKQEEIVNYIRKQETIRLETLLEKFAEDTLLVKQLLEDGYLAEIHKVKDRMTAKKALTVIPPEDPDQLAAWETELPARAAKQKQVLAYLQEHPEPIKLTDLLTRLHITAAAVKGLVEKGWIRLEEVEVQRDPYASRTFRPTSPLPLTAEQQDVFERIKDAVLSRMQRVFLLNGVTGSGKTEVYLQSIQTCLDQGCEAIVLVPEISLTPQMVERFKGRFGNRVAVLHSRLSHGERYDEWRKIVRREVSVVIGARSAVFAPFTNIGLIIIDEEHESSYKQEESPKYHTRDVAIVRALEHGASVVLGSATPSLESMYRTSREAALSAKPERPVFELLSMPSRVEGRPLPRVHIVDMRDELKNGNRSMFSRALYKAIEDRLHKKEQTVLLLNRRGYATFVMCRTCGYVADCPHCDISLTYHQSSRAIRCHYCGYAERELTACPDCGSEHIRHFGTGTQRVEEELSKLFPGIRVIRMDVDTTTEKGSHEKWLTMFKNRQADLLLGTQMVAKGLDFPHVTLVGALAADSVLNLPDFRAAERTFQLLTQVAGRAGRHELPGEVYVQTYTPEHYSILSASKHDYQGFMRKEMLMRKLHNYPPFHRLVLITLSHDQVQLLIRSGEVLAARLKELASQVQTDGTELEVLGPVASPISRIKDRYRFQCMIKYRGEMDIAGLVQQAAAVLDDAVKQKKLMVSIDVDPQILM, encoded by the coding sequence ATGTACGCCAAAGTAATTGTCGACGTACCGGCCAAACCGACGAACCGTGCCTTCGATTATGTGGTGCCGGAGGCGATGAAGGACCTCATTAGCGTGGGCAGCCGGGTCGGCGTGCCGTTCGGTCCGCGTACGGTGCAGGGCTTCGTTGTGGAGCTGCACGAAGGCACCGAGCTGGATCCAGTCAAGCTGAAGCCGATCGCACAGACCCTCGATTTGACCCCGCCCCTGACACCGGAACTGGTGAAGCTCGCCCGTTGGATCAGCCGGACCTATATGTGCCACGAAATCATTGCCCTTCAGGCGATGATACCGGGCGCGTTAAAAGCAAAATACGAACGTCATGTGAAGATAGCTGAGCCTGACGGGGAGCGAAGGATGCGCGGGAACGTTCTGAATCTGCTGCTGCCCAAACAAGAGGAGATCGTAAACTACATTCGCAAGCAGGAGACGATCCGCTTGGAAACGCTGCTGGAGAAATTTGCCGAGGATACTTTGCTGGTTAAGCAGCTTTTGGAGGACGGATATCTCGCAGAGATCCATAAGGTGAAGGACCGGATGACGGCGAAAAAGGCGTTGACTGTCATTCCCCCGGAGGATCCTGATCAGCTTGCGGCCTGGGAGACAGAGCTTCCCGCCAGAGCTGCCAAGCAGAAGCAGGTGCTTGCGTATCTACAGGAGCATCCTGAGCCGATCAAGCTGACGGATTTGTTGACGCGGCTGCATATTACGGCTGCAGCGGTTAAAGGCTTGGTCGAGAAGGGCTGGATAAGGCTGGAGGAGGTTGAGGTTCAGCGAGATCCTTACGCTTCGCGAACGTTTCGCCCGACCTCGCCGCTTCCGCTTACCGCTGAGCAGCAGGACGTGTTCGAACGTATAAAGGACGCTGTCTTATCCCGAATGCAGCGGGTGTTCCTGCTCAACGGAGTGACGGGCAGCGGCAAGACGGAAGTGTATTTACAATCGATCCAGACTTGCTTGGATCAGGGTTGTGAAGCTATTGTGCTTGTCCCTGAGATTTCGCTCACGCCGCAAATGGTCGAGCGTTTCAAGGGGCGCTTCGGCAACCGGGTAGCGGTGCTTCACAGCAGGCTTTCCCACGGAGAACGGTACGATGAGTGGCGCAAAATCGTACGCAGGGAAGTTAGTGTGGTGATCGGGGCTCGGTCGGCGGTTTTTGCTCCTTTTACGAATATCGGACTTATCATTATTGATGAAGAGCATGAATCGAGCTATAAGCAGGAAGAAAGTCCGAAGTACCATACCCGCGATGTCGCCATCGTCAGGGCGCTTGAGCATGGTGCCTCCGTTGTTTTGGGCTCGGCGACACCTTCGCTAGAGAGTATGTACCGGACAAGCCGTGAAGCTGCGCTCTCAGCAAAGCCGGAACGCCCCGTGTTCGAGCTGCTGTCCATGCCATCACGCGTGGAGGGACGGCCGCTGCCGCGTGTGCATATCGTGGATATGCGGGATGAGCTGAAGAACGGCAACCGTTCGATGTTCAGCCGTGCCCTGTATAAAGCCATAGAAGATCGGTTACACAAGAAAGAACAGACTGTTTTACTGCTGAACCGACGCGGTTATGCAACCTTTGTTATGTGCCGTACCTGCGGTTATGTGGCGGATTGTCCGCACTGCGATATCTCTCTGACGTATCACCAGAGCTCTCGGGCGATTCGCTGCCACTATTGCGGCTATGCCGAGCGGGAGCTGACGGCATGTCCGGACTGCGGGAGCGAGCATATCCGTCATTTTGGCACGGGAACGCAGCGTGTGGAAGAGGAGCTTTCCAAGCTGTTCCCGGGCATTCGCGTCATCCGTATGGACGTGGATACGACGACGGAGAAGGGATCTCACGAGAAGTGGCTCACGATGTTTAAAAACCGGCAGGCGGATCTCCTCCTGGGTACGCAGATGGTCGCCAAGGGACTCGATTTTCCGCATGTGACGCTCGTTGGGGCACTGGCTGCGGATTCGGTGCTCAATCTGCCTGACTTTCGGGCGGCCGAAAGAACGTTCCAGCTGCTTACGCAGGTAGCTGGCAGAGCCGGACGCCATGAGCTCCCCGGCGAAGTGTACGTGCAAACGTACACCCCTGAACATTACAGCATTCTTAGTGCAAGCAAGCATGACTATCAGGGCTTTATGCGCAAGGAGATGCTGATGCGTAAGCTGCATAATTACCCGCCTTTTCACCGGCTGGTGCTGATCACGCTGTCGCATGACCAGGTGCAACTGCTGATCCGTTCGGGAGAAGTGCTTGCCGCGAGGCTGAAGGAACTTGCCAGTCAAGTGCAAACGGACGGGACGGAGCTGGAGGTGCTTGGCCCCGTTGCTTCGCCAATCTCGCGGATCAAAGATAGATATCGGTTTCAATGCATGATAAAATATCGGGGAGAGATGGATATTGCCGGGCTGGTTCAGCAGGCAGCCGCAGTGCTGGATGATGCGGTCAAGCAGAAGAAGCTGATGGTGTCTATTGACGTGGATCCTCAAATATTGATGTAA
- the rsmB gene encoding 16S rRNA (cytosine(967)-C(5))-methyltransferase RsmB, whose translation MSERKNTNSGSGKPGLSKAKASASAHRPQDGHRGKGASREGVKGSAREAALDVLLRIEQDRSYSNLLLNRTLQQYKLDRLDAGLATEIVYGTIQRQGTIDYFLEPFVKGGLFKLQPWVRSLLRLSFYQLYYLDRIPEHAVVNEAVQLAKRRGHQGISGMVNGVLRNVLRRKAELVLPEGLPSERRIALTTSHPEWMVRRWIRQFGEQAAERICEANNEPPRVSIRANRLRLAPAELAERLRQGGLEAEASEVAPAGVIVRGGGNMALTPGYAEGLFTIQDESSMLVAEWVDPQPGERVLDCCAAPGGKTTHLAEKMQDRGEVVACDVHEHKEQLIREQAERLGLSSIRTVTADARKLSAQFPPESFDRILLDAPCSGLGVIRRKPDMKWSKKESELETVCDVQHELLESIHSLLKPGGVLVYSTCTVEKAENEEMVRSFLQRHPEFVPDAPPNEETGRLPMPAGQASVQIMPYDFGTDGFFIARLRKRA comes from the coding sequence GTGAGTGAACGAAAGAACACCAATTCCGGTTCCGGGAAGCCGGGCTTGTCGAAAGCGAAAGCGTCGGCGTCCGCGCACCGGCCGCAAGATGGTCATCGAGGCAAAGGCGCGTCGCGCGAAGGGGTAAAGGGTTCGGCCCGCGAAGCGGCGCTTGATGTGCTCCTTCGCATCGAACAGGACCGCTCTTACAGCAACCTGCTGCTCAACCGGACGCTGCAGCAGTATAAGCTGGACAGGCTGGATGCGGGATTGGCCACGGAAATCGTCTATGGCACGATTCAGCGGCAGGGGACGATCGATTATTTTTTGGAGCCGTTCGTCAAAGGGGGGCTCTTCAAGCTTCAGCCTTGGGTGAGAAGCCTGCTGCGGCTGAGCTTTTACCAGCTTTATTATTTAGATCGTATTCCGGAACACGCCGTCGTGAACGAAGCCGTGCAATTGGCGAAGCGAAGAGGGCATCAAGGTATCTCCGGCATGGTGAACGGCGTACTGCGCAATGTGCTGCGCCGTAAAGCAGAGCTTGTTCTGCCGGAAGGTCTCCCGTCGGAGCGGCGGATTGCGCTAACCACGTCGCACCCCGAATGGATGGTGCGCAGGTGGATCCGGCAGTTCGGAGAGCAGGCCGCGGAGCGGATCTGCGAGGCGAACAATGAGCCCCCGCGCGTGAGTATCCGCGCGAACCGGCTGCGGCTCGCCCCGGCCGAGCTGGCCGAGCGGCTTCGTCAAGGAGGGCTCGAAGCGGAGGCCTCCGAAGTAGCGCCTGCCGGCGTCATCGTCCGCGGTGGCGGCAACATGGCCTTAACGCCAGGATACGCGGAAGGCTTGTTTACGATCCAGGACGAGAGTTCGATGCTCGTGGCGGAATGGGTTGACCCGCAGCCCGGGGAGCGGGTGCTGGACTGCTGCGCCGCGCCCGGCGGGAAGACGACGCATCTGGCGGAGAAGATGCAGGATCGCGGGGAGGTTGTCGCCTGTGATGTTCACGAACACAAGGAACAGCTGATCCGGGAACAGGCAGAGCGGCTTGGCCTAAGTTCGATTCGCACGGTAACCGCTGATGCGCGCAAGCTTTCCGCTCAATTCCCGCCCGAAAGCTTTGACCGGATTCTGCTGGACGCTCCCTGCTCGGGCTTGGGTGTCATCCGCCGCAAGCCGGATATGAAATGGAGCAAGAAAGAAAGCGAGCTGGAGACAGTTTGCGATGTGCAGCACGAATTGCTGGAATCGATTCATTCCCTGCTCAAACCAGGCGGAGTGCTGGTATACAGTACTTGTACGGTGGAAAAAGCGGAGAACGAGGAGATGGTCCGATCCTTTCTGCAGCGGCATCCGGAGTTTGTACCGGACGCTCCTCCGAATGAAGAGACTGGCAGGCTTCCAATGCCAGCCGGGCAGGCATCTGTGCAAATCATGCCGTATGATTTCGGCACGGACGGCTTCTTTATCGCCAGGCTACGCAAACGAGCATAA
- the rlmN gene encoding 23S rRNA (adenine(2503)-C(2))-methyltransferase RlmN produces MKPYVYDYTLEDWQEWIKSIGEAGFRAGQIFDWLYVKRVSSFEEMTNLPKALREKLQQQFDFVTLTEVANYKSQDGTVKFLFELTDKNAIETVIMKHSYGNSVCVTTQVGCRIGCTFCASTLGGLKRNLTPGEIIAQVVKAQQLLDATEERVSSIVIMGIGEPFENYDAMMKFLKVMVHPKGLNIGQRHITVSTSGIVPNIYRFADEETQINLAISIHAPNDALRSKLMPVNRRYPFADLIEACKYYVAKTGRRITFEYALMGEVNDQPEHAEELAQVLKTFPMPHVNLIPVNFVTERNFVRTPRNDIFTFQRILEKNKINATIRREQGSDIAAACGQLRAKHMESGAR; encoded by the coding sequence ATGAAGCCGTATGTATACGATTATACTCTTGAGGATTGGCAGGAGTGGATCAAAAGCATCGGCGAGGCAGGCTTTAGGGCCGGCCAAATATTTGATTGGTTATATGTGAAAAGAGTATCAAGCTTCGAAGAGATGACGAACCTGCCGAAGGCGCTGCGGGAAAAGCTTCAGCAGCAGTTTGATTTTGTCACGTTGACCGAGGTGGCCAATTACAAGTCACAGGACGGGACCGTCAAATTTTTGTTTGAGCTTACTGACAAGAATGCAATCGAAACCGTAATTATGAAGCATAGCTACGGCAACAGCGTATGTGTGACGACACAGGTCGGCTGCCGGATCGGATGTACGTTTTGCGCTTCGACGCTAGGCGGATTAAAGCGGAATTTAACCCCTGGCGAAATCATCGCACAGGTGGTTAAAGCACAGCAACTGCTTGACGCGACAGAAGAGCGTGTCAGCAGCATCGTCATCATGGGGATTGGGGAGCCGTTCGAGAATTACGACGCGATGATGAAATTTCTCAAGGTGATGGTTCATCCGAAAGGCCTTAACATCGGCCAGCGGCACATTACGGTTTCCACCAGCGGGATTGTTCCCAACATTTACCGGTTTGCTGATGAGGAGACACAGATCAATCTCGCGATCTCCATTCATGCCCCTAATGATGCACTGCGGTCCAAGCTAATGCCTGTAAACCGCCGTTACCCGTTCGCGGACTTGATAGAGGCGTGCAAATATTACGTAGCCAAAACCGGCAGGCGCATTACGTTCGAATACGCGCTAATGGGTGAGGTTAATGACCAGCCCGAACATGCGGAGGAGCTCGCTCAGGTACTAAAGACGTTTCCCATGCCGCACGTCAATTTGATTCCGGTCAATTTTGTCACGGAACGGAACTTTGTGCGTACTCCGCGTAATGACATATTCACATTCCAACGCATTCTGGAGAAGAACAAAATCAATGCCACGATTCGCCGCGAGCAGGGAAGCGATATTGCTGCAGCCTGCGGACAACTGCGGGCGAAGCATATGGAGTCGGGTGCGAGGTGA
- a CDS encoding DUF370 domain-containing protein, whose product MAIKLINIGFGNIVSANRIISIVSPESAPIKRIIQEARDRHMLIDATYGRRTRAVIITDSDHVILSAVQPETVAHRLSNKDDDHDE is encoded by the coding sequence ATGGCGATCAAACTTATCAACATCGGTTTCGGGAACATTGTTTCTGCGAATCGAATCATTTCTATTGTAAGTCCTGAATCGGCTCCGATAAAACGGATCATTCAGGAAGCGCGTGACCGCCATATGCTGATTGATGCGACGTATGGTCGCCGTACTCGTGCTGTTATTATTACGGACAGCGATCATGTCATTTTATCGGCGGTTCAACCTGAAACGGTAGCGCATCGACTTTCCAATAAGGACGATGATCATGACGAGTAA
- the def gene encoding peptide deformylase produces MAIKIIVKDPDPVLREKSKPVPKITPNIHKLLKDMADTMYDAEGVGLAAPQIGILKRVIVMDVGDEHGLIELINPEIIEREGEQFGPEGCLSIPGLTGDVKRAQRVKVKGWNRDGEEIVIEGTELLARCIEHEVDHLNGVLYTDLAESMYKTEPQDRGEA; encoded by the coding sequence ATGGCTATTAAAATTATCGTAAAAGATCCGGATCCGGTGCTGCGGGAGAAAAGCAAGCCCGTTCCGAAAATTACGCCGAATATCCACAAGCTGTTGAAGGATATGGCTGATACGATGTACGACGCGGAAGGCGTTGGGTTGGCGGCTCCGCAAATCGGTATTCTTAAGAGAGTCATTGTGATGGATGTTGGGGATGAGCATGGACTGATCGAGCTGATTAACCCCGAGATTATCGAACGGGAGGGCGAGCAATTCGGACCGGAAGGCTGCCTCAGCATTCCCGGCCTAACGGGTGACGTCAAACGCGCGCAGCGGGTGAAGGTGAAGGGATGGAACAGGGACGGCGAGGAAATCGTCATTGAAGGGACGGAGCTTTTGGCTCGATGCATTGAGCATGAGGTTGATCATTTGAACGGTGTGCTGTATACCGATTTGGCCGAAAGCATGTATAAAACTGAGCCGCAGGATCGTGGTGAAGCATGA
- the gmk gene encoding guanylate kinase: MTSNLGYGPVEKGILIVLSGPSGVGKGTVCKELRSCAPDIVYSVSATTRAPRFGEVDGVNYFFKTREQFQQLIDQDQMLEWAEYVGNFYGTPRKFVEDTLNSGKDIILEIEVQGALKVKQKFREGVFIFLLPPSLNELESRIVGRGTESEDSIRSRMSVAVDEIALMEHYDYAIVNDQVDLACSRIRSILTAEHCRKDRMVSKIEHWMAEVKK, translated from the coding sequence ATGACGAGTAATTTGGGTTACGGCCCTGTGGAAAAAGGAATTTTAATCGTGCTTTCGGGACCTTCAGGGGTTGGAAAAGGGACCGTTTGCAAGGAACTGCGAAGCTGTGCCCCAGACATCGTGTATTCCGTGTCGGCAACGACTCGGGCGCCTCGGTTTGGTGAGGTGGACGGTGTGAATTATTTTTTTAAGACAAGGGAACAATTCCAGCAGCTGATCGATCAGGACCAAATGCTGGAGTGGGCGGAATACGTAGGAAATTTTTACGGAACACCGCGTAAATTTGTGGAAGATACTTTAAACAGCGGCAAAGACATCATCCTGGAAATTGAAGTGCAGGGCGCGCTTAAAGTGAAGCAGAAATTTCGAGAGGGCGTCTTTATCTTCCTGCTGCCTCCGTCGCTGAATGAACTGGAGAGCCGCATTGTAGGACGAGGAACGGAATCGGAGGATTCGATCCGCAGCCGGATGTCCGTAGCCGTAGATGAGATTGCTTTGATGGAGCATTACGATTATGCGATCGTTAATGATCAAGTGGATCTGGCCTGCTCCCGAATACGCAGTATTCTTACGGCAGAGCATTGCCGCAAGGATCGAATGGTTTCCAAAATAGAACACTGGATGGCTGAGGTGAAAAAATAA
- a CDS encoding Stp1/IreP family PP2C-type Ser/Thr phosphatase, with protein MLRLAYQSDIGRVRTVNEDRAIVQEDLNGWTLAIVADGMGGHQAGDIASTMAVELIQAGLQSVDPNISGEERQRQLRTAIEAANEKIFEFASQRENYHGMGTTVVTVLAKDDRAVIAHIGDSRAYRIRGEMIDQLTEDHSLVNELVRSGQISREDASHHPRRNVLTRALGTEPTIEVDVQEIMWQQGDHLLLCSDGLSSLVEKDKLVQTVAGIGELESKVQQLVQEALDAGGDDNITVVLLANIADPASDNDGEAG; from the coding sequence ATGCTGAGATTGGCCTATCAATCCGATATTGGCCGTGTACGAACGGTGAACGAGGACCGTGCGATCGTACAAGAGGACTTGAACGGCTGGACTCTTGCCATTGTGGCGGACGGGATGGGCGGCCATCAGGCCGGAGATATCGCAAGCACGATGGCTGTGGAGCTGATCCAAGCTGGGCTTCAGTCTGTGGACCCTAACATTTCGGGGGAAGAACGTCAGCGTCAGCTGCGCACGGCGATTGAAGCTGCCAACGAAAAAATTTTCGAATTCGCTTCTCAAAGGGAAAACTATCACGGGATGGGAACGACGGTCGTCACGGTCTTGGCCAAAGACGACCGCGCGGTTATCGCGCATATCGGCGACAGTCGGGCCTACCGGATTCGCGGTGAGATGATCGACCAGCTCACCGAAGATCATTCGCTGGTCAACGAGCTGGTTCGGAGCGGACAGATCAGCCGCGAGGATGCGAGCCATCACCCGCGTCGTAATGTGCTGACCAGGGCGCTTGGGACGGAGCCGACCATTGAGGTCGATGTGCAGGAAATCATGTGGCAGCAAGGGGATCATCTTCTTCTTTGCAGCGACGGATTGAGCAGTTTGGTGGAGAAGGATAAGCTTGTGCAAACCGTAGCGGGAATTGGAGAGCTGGAAAGCAAGGTTCAGCAATTGGTGCAGGAAGCGCTGGATGCCGGCGGCGACGACAATATTACGGTGGTGTTGCTCGCGAACATCGCGGATCCGGCAAGCGATAACGATGGGGAAGCGGGGTGA
- the fmt gene encoding methionyl-tRNA formyltransferase, giving the protein MRVIFMGTPEFAVPSLQILLKHEEVEVVAVVTQPDRPVGRKRVLTPTPVKAEAEKHGLPVLQPERLRSPESVQAISALQPDLIVTAAYGQILPKSVLDLPRFGCINIHASLLPQYRGGAPIHYAVMNGESVTGVTIMYMAEGLDTGDMISKIEVPIEDRDTTGTMFGKLSAAGAKLLEETLPDLISGTAKAVPQNDEEAVYSPNISREQERIDWTKPAIHIWNLVRALHPRPGAFTLWKGDVLKIWACAKPDTAEPVPSGTIPGTVLEAGDRGIAVATGQGVLRITELQPAGKKTMDAADFVRGGQLTSGTVLGI; this is encoded by the coding sequence ATGAGAGTAATTTTTATGGGTACACCGGAGTTTGCCGTACCTTCTTTACAAATTTTGCTTAAGCATGAGGAAGTAGAGGTCGTGGCAGTGGTAACGCAGCCGGACCGTCCGGTCGGACGCAAGCGTGTACTGACCCCGACCCCGGTCAAGGCAGAGGCGGAGAAGCACGGTTTACCCGTGCTTCAGCCTGAACGGCTACGAAGCCCGGAATCCGTTCAGGCCATTTCTGCGCTTCAGCCGGATTTGATCGTAACGGCCGCCTACGGGCAAATTTTACCGAAATCGGTGCTGGACCTGCCTCGGTTTGGCTGCATCAACATTCATGCTTCGCTACTGCCTCAATATCGCGGGGGAGCGCCGATCCACTACGCGGTCATGAACGGGGAATCCGTTACGGGTGTCACGATCATGTACATGGCTGAAGGGCTTGACACCGGCGACATGATCAGCAAGATCGAAGTGCCGATTGAGGACCGGGACACGACCGGAACAATGTTCGGCAAGCTCAGCGCCGCCGGAGCCAAATTGTTGGAAGAGACTCTGCCTGATCTGATCTCCGGAACAGCTAAGGCGGTGCCCCAGAACGATGAGGAGGCGGTATACTCTCCGAATATCAGCCGGGAGCAGGAACGTATCGATTGGACGAAGCCGGCTATACATATCTGGAATTTGGTGCGGGCGCTCCATCCGCGGCCGGGTGCGTTCACGCTTTGGAAAGGCGACGTGCTAAAGATATGGGCATGCGCTAAGCCGGACACCGCTGAACCCGTTCCGAGCGGTACGATTCCGGGCACGGTGCTGGAAGCTGGAGACCGGGGGATTGCCGTGGCTACCGGACAAGGCGTACTGCGCATTACCGAGCTGCAGCCCGCGGGTAAAAAAACGATGGATGCAGCCGATTTTGTGCGCGGCGGGCAGCTAACCTCAGGGACGGTGCTGGGTATATAG
- the rpoZ gene encoding DNA-directed RNA polymerase subunit omega: protein MLYPSIDRLLDKVDSKYSLVVAASKRARMLRDGAKSEVRQKKSHKHVGLALEEIYEEHISYEKLQNKESSK from the coding sequence ATGTTGTATCCTTCTATAGACAGGCTTTTGGATAAAGTAGATAGCAAATATTCGTTGGTGGTAGCCGCCTCCAAACGAGCGCGGATGCTGCGTGACGGAGCGAAATCCGAAGTGCGGCAAAAGAAATCGCACAAACACGTAGGCTTGGCCCTTGAAGAAATTTACGAGGAACATATCTCGTATGAGAAGCTGCAAAACAAAGAGTCTTCAAAATAA